Proteins from a genomic interval of Stenotrophomonas maltophilia R551-3:
- a CDS encoding RNA polymerase sigma-70 factor yields MDDSTALFSRLRPRLFGVAYRMLGSSHEAEDVVQDVWLRWHGADQSQIENPEAWLVATTTRRAIDGLRLARHTREHYVGMWLPEPLLTDDTSTPEYVLETASDLSVAFLSVLERLAPDARAAFLLHDVFDQDYAVVARTLDKTEAACRQIVHRARLQLRQERPRYNVPQDVHQKLLRRFAEAASSGDFRTMKALMAESAELVGDGGGIVTSFPKPMVGGARIAQLLYAPHLRRSAQLRMVPAMLNGRLGLLRYFDGELEAAMAFETDGERITQILVQRNPHKLQRLALPTSIQ; encoded by the coding sequence ATGGACGATTCCACTGCGCTGTTCTCCCGCCTCCGCCCACGCCTGTTCGGCGTGGCCTACCGCATGCTTGGGTCTTCGCACGAAGCCGAGGACGTGGTGCAGGACGTCTGGCTGCGCTGGCATGGCGCCGATCAGTCACAGATCGAGAATCCCGAAGCCTGGCTGGTCGCCACTACCACCCGTCGCGCCATTGATGGCCTGCGCCTGGCACGGCATACGCGCGAACATTATGTCGGCATGTGGTTGCCCGAGCCGCTGCTGACCGATGACACCAGCACCCCTGAATATGTACTGGAAACCGCCAGCGATCTGTCGGTCGCCTTCCTCAGCGTGCTCGAACGGTTGGCGCCGGATGCGCGTGCGGCCTTCCTGCTGCACGACGTGTTCGATCAGGACTACGCGGTGGTCGCGCGCACCCTGGACAAGACAGAAGCCGCCTGCCGGCAGATTGTGCATCGTGCACGCCTGCAGCTCAGGCAGGAGCGCCCGCGCTACAACGTCCCGCAGGACGTGCACCAGAAATTGCTGCGCCGTTTCGCCGAGGCCGCATCCAGTGGCGATTTCCGCACGATGAAGGCGCTGATGGCCGAGTCGGCCGAGCTGGTGGGTGACGGCGGCGGCATCGTCACCAGCTTCCCCAAACCGATGGTCGGGGGCGCACGCATTGCCCAGCTGCTGTACGCCCCGCACCTGCGGCGCAGCGCGCAATTGCGGATGGTGCCGGCCATGCTCAACGGACGGCTGGGACTGCTGCGCTATTTCGATGGCGAGCTGGAAGCGGCGATGGCCTTCGAGACCGATGGCGAACGGATCACGCAGATCCTGGTGCAGCGCAACCCGCACAAGCTGCAGCGGCTGGCACTGCCCACCTCGATTCAGTAG
- a CDS encoding NADP-dependent oxidoreductase — MKAFLIDRYGRKEMGRIGDVPQPALRDDDVLIRVHAASVNALDAKIRTGEFKAILPYQLPLILGNDLAGTVERVGAAVRQFKPGDEVYARPDDDRIGTFAEFIAVKAASLALKPANLSMVEAASLPLVALTAWQALVETGQLKAGQKVFIQAGSGGVGTVAIQLAKHLGAFVATTTSTANVAWVKALGADVVIDYTQQDFATELRDYDLVLNSLGKEELTRSLPILKPGGHLLSISGPPTPAFAAQRRLAWPLQQVMRLLSHGVRRKARQKRVTYTFVFMRADGQQLTTITSLVESGAIRPVIDRVFPFSQTQNALDHVESGRAKGKVVVALR; from the coding sequence ATGAAAGCTTTTCTCATCGACCGCTATGGCAGGAAGGAGATGGGCCGCATCGGCGACGTCCCGCAGCCGGCGTTGCGCGACGACGATGTACTCATCCGCGTGCACGCGGCCAGCGTCAATGCACTGGATGCCAAAATCAGGACCGGGGAATTCAAGGCGATCCTGCCCTATCAGCTACCGCTGATTCTGGGCAACGACCTGGCTGGCACGGTGGAACGTGTCGGCGCTGCGGTTCGCCAGTTCAAGCCTGGTGATGAGGTCTATGCCCGCCCGGATGATGATCGCATTGGAACGTTCGCCGAATTCATCGCGGTCAAGGCTGCCTCCCTGGCGCTGAAGCCTGCCAACCTCAGCATGGTGGAAGCCGCCTCGCTGCCGCTGGTCGCGCTGACTGCCTGGCAGGCCCTGGTTGAAACCGGGCAACTGAAAGCCGGGCAGAAGGTCTTCATCCAGGCGGGCTCCGGTGGTGTAGGCACTGTCGCGATCCAGCTGGCGAAACACCTGGGCGCCTTTGTGGCGACCACCACCAGCACGGCCAACGTGGCATGGGTGAAGGCACTGGGCGCGGACGTGGTGATCGATTACACGCAACAGGACTTCGCCACGGAGCTGCGCGACTACGATCTGGTGCTCAACAGCCTGGGCAAGGAGGAGCTGACGCGCTCGCTGCCGATTCTGAAGCCGGGCGGGCATCTGCTCTCCATCTCCGGGCCGCCTACCCCGGCCTTCGCGGCGCAGCGCAGGCTGGCCTGGCCGCTCCAGCAGGTCATGCGCCTGCTCAGCCACGGCGTCCGCCGCAAGGCCAGGCAGAAACGCGTGACCTACACCTTTGTGTTCATGCGGGCTGACGGACAGCAGTTGACCACGATCACCTCGCTGGTGGAGTCAGGTGCGATCCGGCCGGTCATCGACAGGGTCTTTCCGTTCTCGCAGACCCAGAACGCGCTGGATCATGTCGAGAGCGGCCGTGCCAAGGGAAAGGTGGTTGTCGCATTGCGGTAA
- a CDS encoding TetR/AcrR family transcriptional regulator: MPPVDRVERSFYLGVVNTTTADTQQKILATAEALIYQNGIHATGMDLLVKTSGVARKSIYRHFENKDQVAAAALRARDVRWLAWFQQECDKANTAEARILGMFTVLKGWFQSEGYRGCAFINTAGEVGDPDDPIRHIAKDHKQKLLDYTLELTGQLDIQQPAALARQLLVLMEGAITVSRVMGDYDAADTARDVAAVLLEQARR, translated from the coding sequence ATGCCGCCTGTTGACAGGGTAGAACGATCGTTCTACCTTGGCGTCGTGAACACAACCACCGCCGATACCCAACAGAAGATCCTGGCCACGGCCGAGGCGCTGATCTACCAGAACGGGATCCACGCCACGGGCATGGACCTGCTGGTGAAGACCTCCGGCGTTGCCCGGAAGAGCATCTACCGCCACTTTGAAAACAAGGATCAGGTGGCCGCTGCGGCATTGAGAGCGCGCGACGTGCGTTGGCTGGCCTGGTTCCAGCAGGAGTGCGACAAGGCCAATACTGCGGAAGCACGCATCCTGGGCATGTTCACCGTACTCAAGGGCTGGTTCCAGTCCGAGGGCTATCGCGGCTGTGCCTTCATCAACACCGCGGGCGAGGTCGGCGATCCCGACGATCCGATTCGCCACATCGCAAAAGATCACAAGCAGAAGCTGCTCGATTACACGCTGGAACTGACCGGGCAACTGGATATCCAGCAGCCGGCAGCGCTGGCGCGTCAGCTGCTGGTTCTCATGGAAGGCGCCATCACCGTCTCGCGCGTGATGGGCGACTACGACGCCGCAGACACTGCAAGGGATGTTGCAGCGGTGTTGTTGGAGCAGGCCAGGCGCTGA
- a CDS encoding MBL fold metallo-hydrolase, which yields MFSLENTAAPIAPALDELVPSRYALKVGDVEVLVISDGVLPLPTQMLGHNVPAADRAEWFEEMYLPQDAFDWALNVMVVHSGDRTILIDAGLGMDPDLQLPRAGQLIRRLGAAGINLGEITDVVITHMHMDHVGGLLVEGVKEQLRPDLKIHVAAAEVEFWKSPDFSRTNMPQGFPDALRATAKHFWAEYSSYVHTFQDEQQIAPGVTARRTGGHTPGHCVVRVASAGQALTFAGDAVFAVGFDQPNWHNGFEHDPEESARVRIALLKELAGTGEMLVATHLPFPSVGRVSLEGETFRWVPVFWDF from the coding sequence ATGTTCAGCCTGGAAAACACCGCCGCGCCCATTGCCCCCGCCCTCGATGAACTGGTGCCCTCGCGCTACGCCCTCAAGGTGGGCGACGTCGAAGTGCTGGTGATCAGCGATGGCGTCCTGCCGTTGCCCACCCAGATGCTCGGCCACAACGTACCGGCCGCCGACCGTGCCGAATGGTTCGAAGAGATGTACCTGCCGCAGGATGCCTTCGACTGGGCATTGAACGTGATGGTGGTGCACAGCGGTGATCGCACCATCCTCATCGATGCCGGCCTGGGCATGGACCCGGACCTGCAGTTGCCGCGCGCCGGCCAGTTGATCCGCCGCCTCGGTGCCGCCGGTATCAACCTGGGCGAAATCACCGATGTGGTGATCACCCACATGCACATGGACCACGTCGGCGGGCTGCTGGTTGAAGGCGTGAAGGAACAGCTGCGCCCGGACCTCAAGATCCACGTGGCCGCGGCGGAGGTGGAGTTCTGGAAGTCGCCGGACTTCAGCCGCACCAACATGCCGCAGGGGTTCCCCGATGCGCTGCGTGCCACGGCCAAGCACTTCTGGGCCGAGTACAGCAGCTATGTGCACACCTTCCAGGACGAACAGCAGATCGCGCCGGGCGTGACGGCCCGTCGCACCGGAGGGCATACCCCGGGACACTGCGTGGTGCGCGTGGCGTCTGCCGGGCAGGCCCTGACCTTCGCCGGTGACGCGGTGTTCGCGGTCGGCTTCGACCAGCCGAACTGGCACAACGGCTTCGAGCACGACCCGGAGGAATCCGCGCGCGTACGCATCGCCCTGCTGAAGGAACTGGCAGGCACCGGCGAAATGCTGGTGGCCACGCATCTTCCGTTCCCGTCAGTGGGCCGGGTGTCGCTGGAGGGCGAGACCTTCCGCTGGGTGCCGGTGTTCTGGGACTTCTGA
- a CDS encoding DUF1348 family protein, with amino-acid sequence MSTEAPRPPLPPFTRESAIEKVRLAEDGWNSRDADKVSLAYSLDTEWRNRAEFTHGREEARQFLARKWNKELEYRLIKELWAFTDNRIAVRYAYEWHDDSGNWFRSYGNENWEFGADGLMQRRFSCINDMPIKESDRKFHWPLGRRPDDHPGLSDLGM; translated from the coding sequence GTGTCCACTGAAGCACCCCGTCCGCCACTTCCCCCGTTCACCCGTGAATCGGCCATCGAGAAAGTGCGCCTTGCCGAAGATGGCTGGAACTCCCGCGATGCGGACAAGGTTTCGCTGGCCTATTCGCTGGACACCGAGTGGCGCAACCGTGCCGAGTTCACCCATGGCCGCGAGGAAGCCCGGCAGTTCCTGGCTCGCAAGTGGAACAAGGAGCTTGAGTACCGCCTGATCAAGGAGCTATGGGCCTTCACCGACAATCGCATTGCCGTGCGCTACGCCTATGAGTGGCATGACGACTCCGGCAACTGGTTCCGCTCCTATGGAAACGAGAACTGGGAATTCGGCGCCGACGGCCTGATGCAGCGCCGCTTTTCGTGCATCAACGACATGCCGATCAAGGAAAGCGACCGCAAGTTCCACTGGCCGCTCGGGCGCCGCCCGGATGATCACCCGGGGCTGTCTGATCTGGGTATGTGA
- a CDS encoding alpha/beta fold hydrolase gives MNTFARTLAVAALALSVQAGLSAQAAEPAKPAAVTSIARTASYITTADGVQLYYKDWGPKDGAVVTFSHGWPLNSDSWESQMIFLANQGYRVIAHDRRGHGRSSQPWDGNDMDHYADDLATVINTLDLHDVTLVGFSTGGGEVARYIGRHGTGRVKKAVLISSVPPLMLKTADNPNGLPIEVFDGIRKAQMDNRAQLYKDIPSGPFYGFNRPGAKVSQGLIDAWWAQGMQGGHKNTYDSIAAFSATDFRADLKKFDVPTLVIHGDDDQIVPIDISGRQSAKLIKGARLIVYPGAPHGLTDTHKDRVNQDLLTFLQEK, from the coding sequence ATGAACACCTTTGCCCGTACCCTGGCCGTTGCCGCCCTCGCCCTCTCGGTCCAGGCCGGCCTGTCCGCGCAGGCCGCCGAACCGGCCAAGCCGGCTGCAGTCACCAGCATCGCGCGCACCGCCAGCTACATCACCACCGCCGATGGCGTGCAGCTCTACTACAAGGACTGGGGCCCGAAGGACGGCGCGGTCGTCACCTTCAGCCACGGCTGGCCGCTGAACTCGGACAGCTGGGAATCGCAGATGATCTTCCTGGCCAATCAGGGCTATCGCGTCATCGCTCACGACCGCCGTGGCCACGGCCGTTCCAGCCAGCCGTGGGATGGCAACGACATGGATCACTACGCTGATGACCTGGCCACGGTGATCAACACGCTCGACCTGCACGATGTCACCCTGGTGGGCTTCTCCACCGGTGGCGGCGAGGTGGCGCGCTACATCGGCCGCCATGGCACCGGCCGGGTGAAGAAGGCCGTGCTGATCAGCTCGGTGCCGCCGCTCATGCTGAAGACCGCCGACAACCCCAATGGCCTGCCGATCGAAGTGTTCGATGGCATCCGCAAGGCGCAGATGGACAACCGCGCACAGCTGTACAAGGACATCCCGTCGGGCCCGTTCTACGGCTTCAACCGCCCGGGCGCTAAGGTGTCTCAGGGCTTGATCGATGCGTGGTGGGCGCAGGGCATGCAGGGTGGCCACAAGAACACCTACGATTCGATCGCTGCGTTCTCGGCCACCGATTTCCGCGCCGACCTGAAGAAGTTCGATGTGCCGACGCTGGTCATCCACGGTGATGACGACCAGATCGTGCCGATCGACATCTCCGGCCGCCAGTCGGCGAAGCTGATCAAGGGCGCCAGGCTGATTGTTTACCCGGGCGCGCCGCACGGCCTGACCGATACCCACAAGGACAGGGTCAACCAGGATCTGCTGACGTTCCTGCAGGAAAAGTAA
- a CDS encoding cupin domain-containing protein encodes MRRSVLALLALLPLCSAAATPPPAAPEPLVREVMTRALPEQPGKEALILTVEYPPGGADPVHRHDAHGFVYVLQGRIVMGVAGGKEVTLGPGEAFHEGPADLHTVGRNASATEPAKFVVFLIKDIGKPAVLPPH; translated from the coding sequence ATGCGTCGTTCTGTTCTGGCCCTGCTTGCGCTGCTGCCACTGTGCAGCGCTGCCGCCACCCCGCCCCCTGCTGCGCCCGAGCCCCTGGTGCGCGAGGTGATGACCCGCGCCCTGCCGGAGCAGCCCGGCAAGGAAGCGCTGATCCTTACCGTGGAATACCCGCCGGGTGGCGCCGATCCGGTGCACCGCCACGATGCCCATGGTTTCGTCTACGTCCTGCAAGGACGAATCGTGATGGGCGTGGCCGGCGGCAAGGAAGTCACCCTCGGCCCAGGCGAGGCCTTCCATGAAGGTCCGGCCGATCTGCACACCGTGGGTCGTAACGCCAGCGCTACCGAGCCGGCGAAGTTCGTGGTGTTCCTGATCAAGGACATCGGCAAGCCGGCGGTTCTGCCGCCGCACTGA
- a CDS encoding sigma factor-like helix-turn-helix DNA-binding protein encodes MKNTNGLSQRPMLGRLPGMDTASHLRTAFRPASEQVWQTFLAALRELPPDARAVLLLHDVLGAGFEDIVPLLGLDLSACRQRLALARNHLHAQRARLEPGRP; translated from the coding sequence ATGAAAAACACCAATGGCCTGTCACAACGGCCGATGCTCGGCCGTCTGCCGGGCATGGACACCGCATCGCACCTGCGCACCGCATTCCGCCCTGCCAGCGAACAGGTCTGGCAGACCTTCCTGGCCGCACTGCGCGAATTGCCGCCCGATGCACGTGCGGTGCTGTTGCTGCACGACGTGCTGGGCGCCGGGTTCGAGGACATCGTGCCCCTGCTGGGGCTCGACCTTTCCGCGTGCAGGCAGCGCCTGGCGCTGGCGCGGAACCACCTGCACGCGCAACGTGCCCGCCTGGAGCCAGGCCGCCCATGA
- a CDS encoding LysR family transcriptional regulator: MNTAQPSPASDGHDALNASFSTSYAGVLAFIAVAAEGSFARAADRLGIGRSAVSRSVQKLESQLGVRLFLRTTRSTTLTREGELFLEGCNPGVNCILQALEEMRDLREGPPRGHLRISASHGFGRRVIAPLLAAFRAEYPQVSVELLLDEQAPDLAGDRIDVAFRDGLLEDSQVIAKQLVPMQLVVCASPAYVRAQGLPSSVDALSTHACIGRRLPGGRMQPWEFRVDGTDVHLQPPAALVFNDADLALQAVIDGLGIAQLPSYQVREALWAGRVVTCLERYAPLDRGHYLCYLSRRQLPKRVRAFIDFSTQRVRALELDVISHWEARQQAATLKPGAQPAWA, from the coding sequence ATGAACACCGCACAGCCCAGCCCGGCCAGCGACGGCCACGATGCGCTCAATGCATCCTTCTCCACCAGCTACGCCGGCGTGCTGGCCTTCATTGCAGTGGCGGCCGAGGGCAGTTTCGCCCGCGCGGCCGACCGCCTCGGCATCGGCCGTTCGGCCGTCAGCCGCAGCGTGCAGAAGCTGGAAAGCCAGCTGGGCGTGCGGTTGTTCCTGCGCACCACGCGCTCGACCACGCTGACCCGCGAAGGCGAGCTGTTCCTGGAGGGCTGCAACCCGGGCGTGAACTGCATCCTGCAGGCGCTGGAGGAAATGCGCGACCTGCGCGAGGGTCCGCCGCGCGGGCACCTGCGCATCAGTGCCAGCCACGGCTTCGGCCGGCGGGTGATCGCCCCCCTGCTGGCCGCCTTCCGCGCCGAGTACCCGCAGGTCTCTGTAGAACTGCTGCTGGACGAGCAGGCCCCCGACCTGGCCGGTGACCGCATCGACGTGGCGTTCCGCGACGGCCTGCTGGAAGACAGCCAGGTGATCGCCAAGCAGCTGGTGCCGATGCAGCTGGTGGTGTGTGCATCACCAGCGTACGTGCGGGCGCAGGGTCTACCGTCGTCGGTGGATGCGCTGTCCACGCATGCCTGCATCGGGCGGCGCCTGCCGGGTGGGCGCATGCAGCCCTGGGAATTCCGGGTCGACGGCACCGATGTGCACCTGCAGCCGCCGGCCGCACTGGTGTTCAACGATGCCGACCTGGCCCTGCAGGCCGTCATCGACGGGCTGGGCATCGCCCAGCTTCCCAGCTATCAGGTACGTGAAGCGTTGTGGGCGGGCAGGGTGGTGACCTGCCTGGAGCGGTATGCGCCGCTCGATCGCGGCCACTACCTGTGCTACCTCAGCCGCCGCCAGCTTCCCAAGCGCGTGCGGGCCTTCATCGACTTCAGCACGCAGCGGGTCCGCGCGCTCGAACTGGATGTGATCTCGCACTGGGAAGCACGCCAGCAGGCCGCCACCCTGAAGCCAGGCGCACAGCCCGCTTGGGCCTGA
- a CDS encoding SDR family NAD(P)-dependent oxidoreductase, with protein MSTLPTVLITGASSGIGAVYAERFARRGHDLVLVARDQSRLDALAARLRQDTGVTVDVLAADLTLNADLAAVEARLRDDDRIGILINNAGVAQAGGFTEQSAESIDTMVTLNTLALTRLAAAAARRLTQAGTGAIVNIGSVVGLAPELGMSVYGATKAFALFLSQALSLELAPSGVYVQAVLPAATRTEIWERAGIDINTLPEVMDVDELVDAALVGFDRREAVTIPPLHVASRWDTLDASRQGLLSDIRQAHAAERYRSVA; from the coding sequence ATGAGCACGCTTCCCACCGTTCTGATCACTGGTGCTTCCAGCGGTATCGGCGCCGTCTATGCCGAACGCTTCGCACGCCGTGGCCACGACCTTGTACTGGTCGCGCGCGATCAGTCCCGACTGGATGCACTGGCCGCACGTCTGCGTCAGGACACCGGCGTCACCGTCGATGTACTGGCAGCTGACCTCACCCTCAACGCTGACCTGGCCGCCGTCGAAGCCCGCCTGCGTGACGATGACCGCATCGGCATCCTGATCAACAACGCGGGCGTTGCGCAGGCCGGCGGCTTCACCGAGCAGTCGGCCGAAAGCATTGACACGATGGTGACGCTGAACACGCTGGCGCTGACTCGGTTGGCCGCCGCCGCTGCCCGGCGCCTGACGCAGGCTGGCACCGGTGCGATCGTGAACATCGGCTCGGTGGTGGGCCTGGCGCCGGAGCTGGGCATGTCCGTCTACGGCGCGACCAAAGCCTTCGCGCTCTTTCTGTCGCAGGCCCTGAGCCTCGAACTGGCGCCCAGCGGTGTCTATGTGCAGGCGGTGCTGCCTGCCGCTACGCGCACCGAGATCTGGGAACGTGCGGGCATCGACATCAACACCTTGCCAGAGGTGATGGATGTCGACGAACTGGTCGATGCGGCCCTGGTCGGCTTTGATCGCCGCGAGGCGGTGACCATTCCGCCGCTGCATGTGGCCTCGCGCTGGGACACGCTGGACGCCTCGCGTCAGGGCCTGCTCTCGGATATCCGCCAGGCGCACGCGGCCGAGCGCTATCGCAGCGTCGCCTGA
- a CDS encoding SDR family oxidoreductase: protein MKFLVIGGTGRIGSKVVERLRTAGHDIVVAAPSTGVDVLTGEGLDAAMDGVDVAVDLANSPSFEDAAVLSFFVTAGHTILAAAARAGVRHHVALSVVGTDKLAASGYFRGKIAQERLIRDSGLPYTIIHSTQFFEFLPGIIQSAGNGATLRLPAADVQPIAAEDVAEAVARIAQQPPRNGVVEIAGPHRAAMADLAKQYLQRTGDPRQVVADAEALYFGAPLQIDTLVPVGQAWLGQVGFEAWLQQSGPLQRQPA, encoded by the coding sequence ATGAAATTCCTCGTCATCGGTGGTACCGGCCGCATCGGCAGCAAGGTGGTGGAGCGCCTGCGCACCGCCGGGCATGACATCGTGGTCGCCGCGCCCTCCACCGGCGTGGATGTGCTGACCGGTGAAGGCCTGGACGCCGCCATGGACGGCGTTGACGTGGCGGTGGACCTGGCCAACTCGCCTTCGTTCGAAGATGCGGCGGTGCTTTCGTTCTTCGTGACCGCTGGCCACACCATCCTTGCCGCCGCCGCCCGTGCCGGCGTACGCCACCATGTTGCGCTTTCCGTCGTAGGCACCGACAAGCTTGCGGCCAGTGGCTACTTCCGCGGCAAGATCGCCCAGGAGCGCCTGATCCGCGATTCGGGCCTGCCATACACCATCATCCATTCCACGCAGTTCTTCGAGTTCCTGCCGGGCATCATCCAGTCCGCCGGCAATGGGGCGACCCTGCGCCTGCCCGCCGCCGACGTACAGCCGATTGCCGCCGAGGATGTTGCCGAAGCGGTGGCACGCATCGCGCAGCAGCCACCCCGCAACGGCGTCGTGGAAATTGCAGGTCCCCACCGCGCCGCGATGGCGGATCTGGCCAAGCAGTATCTGCAGCGGACTGGCGACCCGCGGCAGGTCGTGGCAGACGCCGAGGCCCTTTACTTCGGTGCGCCGCTGCAGATCGATACGCTGGTGCCGGTCGGGCAGGCGTGGCTGGGGCAGGTCGGCTTCGAAGCCTGGCTGCAGCAGTCCGGCCCGTTGCAGCGGCAGCCCGCCTGA
- a CDS encoding alkene reductase: MTDTPLFQPYVLGPLTLANRIVMAPLTRNRAGAGLVPNPLAATYYAQRASAGLIITEATQISAQAQGYQDTPGIYTPDQIAGWREVTDAVHARGGRIFVQLWHVGRISHVDLQPGNAAPVSASAVRAQTKTFVHNGFVDVSEPRALGIDELPAIIDDFRQAAANAMVAGFDGVEIHGANGYLLEQFIKDGANQRTDAYGGSIENRARLLLEVTAAVAQEIGADRTGVRISPVSPANAISISDPQPQYDYIVDQLSALGIVYLHVVEGATGGPRDVAPFDFDGLRRRFAGAYMANNGYDLDLANAHLAEGKADLFAFGRAFISNPDLVERLKTGAPLNALNPATLYGGGAEGYIDYPALTDTAAQ; the protein is encoded by the coding sequence ATGACAGACACCCCGCTCTTCCAGCCCTACGTTCTGGGGCCGCTGACCCTGGCCAACCGCATCGTGATGGCGCCGCTCACCCGCAACCGCGCGGGTGCAGGGCTGGTGCCCAATCCGCTGGCGGCTACCTACTACGCCCAGCGCGCCTCGGCCGGCCTGATCATCACCGAGGCCACCCAGATCTCCGCCCAGGCCCAGGGCTACCAGGACACGCCGGGGATCTACACGCCCGACCAGATCGCGGGTTGGCGTGAGGTCACCGACGCCGTCCACGCGCGCGGCGGGCGTATCTTCGTACAGCTGTGGCACGTGGGACGCATCTCGCATGTGGATCTGCAGCCAGGCAATGCGGCCCCCGTTTCGGCCTCGGCCGTCCGGGCCCAGACCAAGACCTTCGTCCACAACGGCTTCGTCGACGTCTCCGAGCCGCGCGCGCTCGGGATCGACGAGCTGCCCGCCATCATCGATGACTTCCGCCAGGCTGCGGCCAATGCCATGGTCGCCGGATTCGATGGCGTGGAGATTCACGGCGCGAACGGATACCTGCTTGAGCAGTTCATCAAGGACGGGGCCAACCAGCGCACCGATGCCTACGGCGGCTCGATCGAGAACCGCGCGCGCCTGCTGCTGGAGGTTACGGCTGCTGTGGCTCAGGAGATTGGCGCCGATCGCACCGGCGTGCGCATTTCGCCGGTCTCGCCAGCCAACGCCATCAGCATCAGTGATCCGCAGCCGCAGTACGACTACATCGTCGACCAGCTCAGCGCACTGGGGATTGTCTACCTGCATGTGGTGGAAGGTGCGACCGGCGGGCCTCGCGACGTTGCGCCGTTCGACTTCGATGGCCTGCGCCGGCGCTTTGCCGGCGCCTACATGGCCAACAACGGCTATGACCTCGACCTGGCCAATGCCCATCTCGCCGAAGGCAAGGCCGACCTGTTCGCATTCGGACGCGCCTTCATCAGCAACCCCGATCTGGTCGAGCGCCTTAAGACCGGTGCGCCGTTGAATGCGTTGAACCCGGCCACGTTGTATGGCGGCGGCGCCGAAGGCTACATCGATTACCCCGCCTTGACCGACACCGCGGCGCAGTAG
- a CDS encoding TetR/AcrR family transcriptional regulator: protein MKVTKAQAQANRAHIVETACALFRERGYDGVSVADLMSAAGFTHGGFYKHFASKADLMAEAAACGFSTSAEALAGMDHRTFLVHYLSRVHRDAPGQGCTMAALCGDAARQPDSVREAFVAGIDARLTAGTGHADPPDAASAARHRARRIARIAQAVGAMVLSRSCPDDSPLADEILDACREDILARLTDESDA from the coding sequence ATGAAGGTCACCAAGGCCCAGGCGCAGGCCAACCGCGCTCACATTGTCGAAACGGCATGCGCACTCTTCCGCGAGCGGGGATATGACGGCGTGAGCGTGGCGGATCTGATGTCGGCAGCCGGCTTCACTCATGGCGGCTTTTACAAGCACTTCGCTTCGAAGGCTGACCTGATGGCCGAAGCCGCAGCGTGTGGCTTTTCGACATCCGCCGAGGCCTTGGCTGGGATGGATCACCGCACCTTCCTGGTTCATTACCTGTCCCGCGTGCACCGGGATGCGCCGGGGCAGGGCTGCACGATGGCAGCACTGTGCGGCGATGCTGCGCGTCAGCCGGATTCGGTGAGGGAGGCGTTCGTGGCGGGCATTGATGCTCGGCTCACAGCGGGTACAGGTCACGCTGACCCACCTGATGCAGCGTCTGCCGCACGTCATCGCGCCCGGCGCATTGCGCGGATCGCCCAGGCAGTGGGGGCCATGGTGCTGTCGCGATCATGCCCGGATGATTCGCCGTTGGCGGACGAGATTCTGGACGCCTGCCGGGAAGACATTCTTGCCAGGCTGACCGATGAATCCGATGCCTGA
- a CDS encoding carboxymuconolactone decarboxylase family protein has translation MTARLDYAAQSPELFKKLGLYSHAAHTASIEAAIIDLVNIRASQLNGCGFCLDMHVKEATLRGERPLRLHHLAAWRESTLFSPRERACLAWTEVLTQLPAQGVPDELYARVRGQLSEQEIVDLTHAVMAINAWNRANVAFRTTPGTLDAAFSLDKAGLA, from the coding sequence ATGACCGCACGTCTGGATTACGCCGCGCAATCGCCGGAACTGTTCAAGAAGCTCGGCCTGTACTCGCATGCCGCCCATACCGCCTCGATCGAAGCGGCCATCATCGATCTGGTCAACATCCGTGCATCACAGCTCAACGGCTGCGGCTTCTGCCTGGACATGCACGTGAAGGAGGCCACCCTGCGCGGCGAGCGCCCACTGCGCCTGCATCACCTGGCGGCATGGCGTGAATCGACGCTGTTCAGCCCGCGCGAGCGCGCCTGCCTGGCCTGGACCGAGGTGCTGACCCAGCTGCCGGCGCAGGGTGTGCCCGACGAGCTGTACGCGCGTGTGCGCGGCCAGCTGTCCGAGCAGGAGATCGTCGACCTGACCCACGCGGTGATGGCGATCAACGCCTGGAACCGCGCCAACGTCGCCTTCCGTACTACGCCCGGCACCCTGGACGCGGCCTTTAGCCTGGACAAGGCCGGCCTGGCCTGA